One segment of Clavelina lepadiformis chromosome 2, kaClaLepa1.1, whole genome shotgun sequence DNA contains the following:
- the LOC143444894 gene encoding protein FAM200A-like produces the protein TCTLEARPCLTQADETAKAKHKECCPINFWLTMVSSYPTLASHAVPQLLIFPSTWECEQGFFAMVTIKSKKRNRLVAPGRDFRCAVSKVIPRIDQLVEKKQLHPSH, from the coding sequence ACATGTACCCTAGAAGCAAGGCCATGTTTGACTCAAGCTGATGAGACAGCTAAAGCGAAACACAAGGAATGTTGTCCTATAAACTTCTGGCTGACTATGGTATCATCATATCCTACGCTAGCCAGTCATGCTGTTCCCCAGTTATTAATTTTTCCGTCTACATGGGAATGCGAGCAGGGGTTCTTTGCTATGGTGACTATCAAATCGAAGAAACGGAACCGCCTTGTTGCGCCTGGACGTGACTTTCGATGCGCTGTCAGCAAAGTTATTCCTCGCATCGATCAACTGGTTGAGAAAAAACAACTTCATCCATCTCATTAA